The following proteins come from a genomic window of Gemmatimonadetes bacterium SCN 70-22:
- a CDS encoding NAD(P) transhydrogenase subunit alpha: MRIGVPRESAAGERRVALVPESVARLKKSGIEVRVQRGAGTTAFIPDDAYATAGAELVEDAGAVLGDADVICKVQRPSPAEAALVREGALVISLLQPSTSADTLAALNARRVTALALERVPRITRAQSMDILSSQATVAGYKAVLLAAMHTPKLLPMLTTAAGNIPPAKAFVVGAGVAGLMAIATARRLGAVVSGYDVRAAAREQVLSLGATFIGPEPQQDAEAAGGYAREQTEEEKARTLAALAEHVKTQDIIITTAQIPGRPAPRIITADMVHSMRPGTVVVDMAAESGGNCELTRAGEVVEVNGVAIVGAVNLPSSIPFHASVMFSKNVLTLLQHITTKEGALALDLEDEIVAPMCVAHDGNARA; the protein is encoded by the coding sequence ATGCGCATAGGAGTTCCTCGCGAGTCCGCAGCCGGTGAACGGCGCGTGGCTCTCGTCCCAGAGAGCGTGGCGCGCCTCAAGAAGAGTGGCATCGAGGTACGCGTGCAGCGGGGCGCGGGCACCACCGCCTTCATCCCCGACGACGCCTACGCCACCGCGGGCGCCGAGTTGGTCGAAGATGCCGGCGCCGTGCTCGGCGATGCTGACGTCATCTGCAAGGTGCAACGCCCCTCACCCGCCGAGGCGGCGCTGGTCCGCGAAGGGGCGCTCGTCATTTCCCTGCTGCAGCCGTCGACGAGCGCGGACACGCTCGCGGCGCTCAACGCGCGCCGGGTGACGGCGCTGGCGCTGGAGCGCGTTCCGCGCATCACGCGGGCCCAGTCCATGGACATCCTGTCATCGCAGGCGACCGTCGCCGGCTACAAGGCGGTGCTGCTGGCGGCGATGCACACGCCCAAGCTGCTCCCGATGCTGACGACGGCCGCCGGCAACATTCCGCCGGCCAAGGCCTTCGTGGTGGGCGCCGGCGTGGCCGGCCTGATGGCGATCGCGACGGCGCGCCGCCTCGGGGCAGTGGTGTCGGGCTACGACGTGCGCGCCGCGGCCCGCGAGCAGGTGCTCTCCCTCGGCGCCACCTTCATCGGTCCCGAGCCGCAGCAGGACGCCGAGGCCGCCGGGGGGTATGCGCGCGAGCAGACGGAGGAGGAAAAGGCCCGGACGCTCGCGGCGCTCGCGGAGCACGTGAAGACGCAGGACATCATCATCACCACCGCGCAGATTCCCGGGCGACCCGCACCACGGATCATCACCGCTGACATGGTGCACAGCATGCGCCCCGGAACGGTGGTGGTGGACATGGCCGCCGAGAGCGGCGGGAACTGCGAGCTGACCAGGGCGGGCGAGGTCGTGGAGGTGAACGGCGTCGCGATCGTGGGGGCGGTGAACCTGCCAAGCTCCATTCCGTTCCACGCGAGCGTGATGTTCAGCAAGAACGTGCTCACGCTCCTGCAGCACATCACCACGAAGGAAGGCGCGCTCGCCCTCGACCTCGAGGACGAGATCGTCGCCCCCATG